A region of Polycladomyces subterraneus DNA encodes the following proteins:
- a CDS encoding AAA family ATPase: MGKAIAFGSASAMIVFLLTLGYSILPLVTLLAIGTGAYLLAQSRGSGFALGRKKLVQSKASVPTTSFDNIGGHDRAKKELKEALDFLIHRDQISQYGIRPIKGILLSGPPGTGKTLMAKAAAHYTDSVFVSASGSEFVEMYVGVGAQRMRELFQEVRTLAKRNQKTSGIIFIDEIDAIGGHREGSQHREYDQTLNQLLTEMDGITTDQDIRILVIAATNRKDMLDPALLRPGRFDRQIEVDLPDKKARLHILQLHTKNKPLAEDVSLERLAVETFGFSGAQLESVTNEAAIYAMRESSPEITQRHLSAAIDKVMMGEKTDREATQEERERVAIHELGHAIISELVRPGSVSQVALSPRGQALGYVRQHPGEDRYLYTRKQIEDQIKICLAGAAAEELIYGNRSTGARNDYQQANQYTRTLIETGLSDLGIIDPDWINKEKMQDESTRILNALQKETYDLLAQYRKLFDACLQVLLQEETLSGDQFRKMMKDAVPVEAKIG; the protein is encoded by the coding sequence ATGGGTAAAGCGATTGCCTTCGGTTCCGCCTCCGCGATGATCGTGTTTCTTTTGACCTTGGGATACAGTATCTTGCCGTTGGTCACGTTGTTGGCCATTGGCACGGGCGCATATCTTCTTGCGCAATCGCGTGGCAGCGGGTTTGCTCTGGGCCGAAAAAAGTTGGTTCAGAGCAAAGCATCGGTGCCTACGACGTCGTTCGATAATATCGGTGGTCACGATCGTGCCAAGAAAGAACTGAAGGAAGCGCTGGACTTCCTGATCCACCGTGACCAGATTTCGCAATACGGCATTCGCCCCATCAAGGGGATTTTGTTGTCCGGTCCGCCGGGCACAGGGAAAACCTTAATGGCGAAGGCAGCGGCTCACTATACCGATTCGGTGTTCGTCTCGGCGTCCGGGAGCGAATTTGTGGAGATGTATGTCGGGGTGGGCGCCCAACGGATGCGTGAATTGTTCCAAGAAGTGCGGACGTTAGCCAAACGGAATCAAAAAACCAGCGGTATTATTTTTATTGACGAAATTGATGCCATAGGTGGACATCGGGAAGGGTCACAACACCGTGAGTACGATCAGACGCTCAACCAGTTGCTCACGGAAATGGACGGCATTACGACGGATCAAGACATCCGCATTCTCGTGATCGCGGCCACCAACCGGAAGGATATGCTGGACCCGGCATTGCTGCGGCCGGGGCGGTTCGATCGGCAGATCGAAGTGGATCTGCCCGATAAAAAAGCTCGTCTGCACATCCTCCAGTTGCACACGAAAAACAAGCCGCTGGCCGAAGATGTGAGCCTGGAACGTCTGGCTGTGGAGACATTCGGATTTTCCGGTGCACAGTTGGAGAGTGTCACCAACGAGGCGGCGATTTATGCGATGCGGGAGAGCAGTCCGGAAATCACCCAACGTCATTTGTCCGCTGCGATCGACAAAGTGATGATGGGAGAAAAAACGGACCGGGAAGCGACGCAAGAAGAGCGCGAGCGTGTGGCGATACACGAGTTGGGGCACGCCATCATCTCGGAGTTGGTCCGGCCCGGTTCCGTTTCGCAAGTGGCCTTGTCCCCACGGGGGCAGGCGCTGGGGTATGTGCGCCAGCATCCGGGTGAAGACCGGTATCTGTACACACGGAAGCAGATCGAAGACCAGATCAAGATTTGTCTCGCGGGTGCGGCCGCCGAAGAGCTGATTTACGGCAACCGCAGCACCGGCGCACGCAATGATTACCAGCAAGCCAACCAGTACACCCGGACCTTGATCGAAACCGGTCTTTCTGATCTCGGCATCATCGATCCGGATTGGATCAACAAGGAAAAAATGCAGGACGAGTCGACCCGGATTTTGAATGCACTGCAAAAAGAAACGTATGATCTGCTGGCCCAGTACCGCAAACTGTTTGACGCATGTCTGCAGGTGTTGCTGCAGGAAGAAACGCTCTCTGGAGATCAATTCCGCAAGATGATGAAGGATGCGGTACCAGTAGAGGCCAAGATCGGGTAG
- a CDS encoding amidohydrolase has product MKDGEKPLTNAALAVENDRITYVGSVPEDRSVYDEVIDMSGHAILPGWVNTHGHAAMSLLRGYGDDLPLKTWLEEKMWPMEARFGPEQVRWGTALTVLEMIKGGTTCFLDMYDHMDQVAEVVAEAGIRARLCRGAIGLCSEEEQVAKWKEAVQFARNWHNQADGRITTMMAPHAPYTCSPDFIRRFVESAAEYQLPIHTHMSETAAEVQQNVDQYGVRPVEHLDKLGVFDLPCLVAHAVHLTDDEIALLAEKDVKVSHNPGSNLKLGSGIAPIPKMLAHGMRPSLGTDGPASNNNVDMLEEIRLAALIHKGANEDPLAVTADVALRMGTIYGAEALFLDSEIGTLEPGKKADFITVALHQAHLQPLHDVESHLAYAAVSTDVRDVYVDGRPIMKDRECLTLDEERIIYEANRAFQAIAP; this is encoded by the coding sequence ATGAAGGACGGGGAAAAACCACTGACCAATGCCGCGTTGGCGGTGGAAAACGACCGGATTACATACGTCGGTTCCGTTCCGGAAGATCGTTCCGTTTACGATGAAGTGATCGACATGAGCGGACATGCGATATTACCCGGATGGGTCAACACTCACGGTCACGCCGCCATGTCGCTGTTGCGCGGATACGGAGACGATCTGCCGCTGAAGACGTGGTTAGAGGAGAAAATGTGGCCGATGGAGGCGCGATTCGGTCCCGAACAGGTCCGTTGGGGAACGGCGCTGACAGTTTTGGAGATGATCAAGGGTGGTACGACGTGTTTCCTCGATATGTATGATCACATGGATCAAGTGGCCGAAGTCGTAGCGGAAGCAGGGATCCGGGCTCGTCTGTGCCGTGGTGCGATCGGACTCTGTTCGGAAGAGGAACAGGTGGCCAAATGGAAAGAAGCTGTCCAGTTCGCCCGGAATTGGCACAATCAAGCGGACGGTCGGATCACGACGATGATGGCTCCGCATGCTCCGTATACCTGTTCGCCCGACTTTATTCGGAGGTTTGTGGAAAGTGCCGCAGAGTACCAACTGCCCATTCATACGCACATGTCGGAGACGGCCGCCGAAGTCCAACAAAACGTGGATCAGTATGGCGTTCGTCCGGTGGAGCACCTGGATAAACTAGGCGTGTTCGACTTGCCATGTCTGGTGGCTCACGCGGTTCATCTGACCGATGACGAGATCGCATTGTTGGCGGAAAAAGACGTCAAGGTCTCCCATAACCCGGGAAGCAACCTCAAACTGGGCAGCGGCATCGCGCCGATCCCCAAAATGCTGGCGCACGGGATGCGACCGTCATTGGGAACGGACGGACCGGCCAGCAACAACAATGTGGACATGCTGGAAGAAATCCGTCTGGCCGCGCTGATCCACAAAGGAGCCAATGAGGACCCGTTGGCGGTAACGGCCGATGTAGCTCTTCGCATGGGGACCATCTACGGCGCGGAAGCCTTATTCCTCGACTCGGAAATCGGCACATTGGAGCCGGGGAAAAAAGCGGACTTCATCACGGTGGCACTCCACCAAGCTCATTTGCAGCCGTTGCACGATGTGGAGTCCCATTTAGCATATGCGGCCGTCAGTACCGATGTACGGGACGTTTATGTTGACGGACGGCCAATTATGAAGGATCGCGAGTGTCTGACATTGGACGAAGAACGGATCATCTACGAGGCCAATCGGGCTTTTCAGGCGATTGCTCCTTAA
- the ligD gene encoding non-homologous end-joining DNA ligase yields the protein MGVKETRAIRVEGKELTISNPDKMMYPEDGITKWSYLLHLTRLAPWMLPHCRGRWLTTIRFPDGVHGKSFYQKNVPSHAPKWVRTAVWNEVEYILLEDTATLAWLANLACLEFHLSFDRVDAPDIPPELVFDLDPSAPPFEKVVEVALYTKEALDGMGLSSYVKTSGATGLQVYVPIRRQYTFDDTRRVSRFIAMYLAQKYPRLITIERTVKNRGDKVYFDYLQHWRGKSLIAPYSPRARNGAPVSTPLTWEELKKGARPEQFTLATIHGRLAEKGDLFARLLAEDSRHDLTDILKWIPK from the coding sequence ATGGGTGTGAAAGAGACACGCGCGATTCGTGTGGAAGGAAAAGAGCTGACGATTTCCAATCCGGACAAGATGATGTATCCCGAGGACGGCATCACTAAATGGTCGTATCTGTTGCACTTGACGCGATTGGCACCGTGGATGTTGCCCCATTGCCGTGGAAGATGGTTGACGACGATCCGTTTTCCGGACGGGGTGCATGGCAAATCGTTTTATCAGAAAAATGTACCGTCGCACGCTCCCAAATGGGTGCGCACTGCTGTTTGGAACGAAGTAGAATACATACTCTTGGAAGATACAGCCACGTTAGCGTGGCTGGCCAATTTGGCCTGCTTGGAGTTTCACCTTTCGTTCGATCGAGTGGACGCTCCGGACATACCGCCTGAACTCGTATTTGACCTGGATCCGTCCGCCCCGCCGTTTGAAAAAGTGGTGGAAGTGGCGCTTTACACCAAAGAAGCATTGGACGGTATGGGACTGTCGTCATATGTCAAAACGTCCGGAGCGACAGGGCTGCAGGTATACGTACCGATCCGTCGCCAATACACTTTTGATGATACACGCAGGGTAAGCCGGTTTATCGCGATGTATCTCGCCCAAAAATATCCGCGTTTGATCACGATCGAGCGGACGGTGAAAAACAGGGGTGACAAGGTTTATTTCGATTACTTGCAGCACTGGCGCGGCAAATCTCTGATCGCCCCTTATTCGCCCCGCGCGCGAAATGGTGCACCGGTATCCACTCCGCTGACATGGGAAGAATTGAAAAAGGGCGCCCGCCCAGAACAGTTTACGCTGGCTACCATTCATGGGCGTTTAGCGGAAAAAGGGGATCTGTTCGCCAGGTTGCTCGCAGAAGATTCGCGGCACGATCTGACGGATATTCTGAAATGGATCCCCAAGTAA
- a CDS encoding ATP-dependent DNA ligase, with translation MRLPAIQPMEPVLQETIPESDRYWYQVKWDGVRLLACRDESGWWLYNRKQNERTHTYPDLLAELTLLECESVLLDGEVVALEGGRPDFFRVLKRDLGSPANQSRLKDRIPVYYMIFDLLFADGRWWTDRPLYERYERLTRLIPSGLKRIHVCDNYENGTALFETMKEKEMEGIVIKEREGVYHVGQKHPTWQKVKHFREMRAAVIGATLRQGRVNALLLGEPAGAPERYIGKAATGLNQRELTILTQSLPQLRMSKPPIAVVPSFPSTETVVWLQPLLTVHIRFLSWTPDGTLRSPVIKGFPLPP, from the coding sequence ATGAGACTGCCCGCAATTCAACCGATGGAGCCTGTATTGCAAGAGACGATTCCCGAAAGCGACCGGTACTGGTACCAAGTCAAATGGGACGGTGTTCGGTTGCTGGCCTGCAGAGACGAATCCGGGTGGTGGTTGTATAACCGAAAGCAAAACGAGCGGACTCACACATATCCCGACCTGCTGGCGGAGTTGACGTTACTGGAATGTGAAAGCGTGTTGCTCGACGGGGAAGTGGTGGCGCTCGAAGGCGGTCGTCCTGATTTTTTCCGGGTGTTGAAGCGGGACTTGGGATCTCCGGCCAACCAGTCCCGGTTAAAGGATCGCATTCCGGTGTATTATATGATATTTGATTTGTTGTTCGCCGACGGACGTTGGTGGACTGATCGTCCTCTCTATGAACGTTACGAACGGCTGACCCGGCTGATTCCTTCCGGATTGAAGAGAATCCATGTCTGCGACAATTACGAAAACGGTACGGCTCTGTTTGAGACCATGAAGGAGAAAGAAATGGAAGGGATTGTCATCAAGGAACGCGAGGGTGTATATCATGTGGGGCAGAAACATCCTACATGGCAAAAGGTGAAGCATTTTCGTGAGATGCGGGCGGCGGTGATCGGGGCGACTCTGCGGCAAGGACGGGTAAATGCGCTGCTATTGGGGGAACCGGCAGGTGCTCCCGAACGGTATATCGGCAAAGCGGCTACCGGATTGAATCAACGGGAGCTTACCATTTTAACGCAATCTCTTCCCCAATTGCGCATGTCCAAACCGCCGATTGCTGTCGTCCCGAGTTTTCCGTCAACGGAAACAGTCGTCTGGTTACAGCCCCTCTTGACCGTTCATATACGGTTCCTATCTTGGACACCGGATGGAACATTGCGTTCTCCTGTCATCAAAGGGTTCCCCTTGCCACCTTAA
- a CDS encoding DUF962 domain-containing protein: MRLSELLEKYKQDHQHPINQLTHAFGIPMIVISIPLVFVQWKTALILFVAGWILQFIGHAFEGKKPSFFSNPRFLLIGPYWLAKKWAQWFKKSGS, encoded by the coding sequence ATGCGTTTATCTGAATTATTGGAGAAATACAAACAGGACCACCAACATCCAATCAACCAATTGACGCACGCGTTCGGCATCCCGATGATCGTAATCTCGATTCCACTGGTGTTTGTTCAATGGAAAACCGCCCTCATCCTTTTCGTGGCGGGATGGATTTTGCAGTTTATCGGTCATGCATTTGAAGGAAAGAAACCTTCCTTTTTCAGCAATCCCCGCTTTTTATTGATCGGACCGTACTGGTTGGCAAAAAAGTGGGCGCAGTGGTTTAAAAAGAGCGGTTCATAA
- a CDS encoding Ku protein has protein sequence MHTIWKGAISFGLVNIPVKMYAATEEKKIPFRLLHKKCRTPLQYTRTCPYCQEEVPWADVVKGVEYADGKYVLMEKDELEAIAPENRKSIEILDFVDLREIDPIFFDRTYYLGPGDTGERAYTLLREAMEQTGKIGVAQITIRSKQSLAVVRVYQNCLVMETIFYPDEVRSATLVPGVPQETALPEKEMEMARQLIESLSTPFDPGKYRDDYREALKEAIDKKIRGEEIVEAPEAEPEKVVDLMEALKASIDAAQKRKKAAGTE, from the coding sequence ATGCATACCATATGGAAAGGTGCGATCAGTTTCGGCTTGGTCAATATTCCGGTCAAGATGTATGCGGCCACCGAAGAGAAAAAGATACCGTTTCGCCTGTTGCACAAGAAATGCCGAACACCATTGCAATATACCCGGACCTGCCCTTATTGCCAAGAGGAAGTACCGTGGGCCGATGTCGTGAAAGGGGTAGAATATGCGGACGGTAAATACGTATTGATGGAAAAAGATGAATTGGAGGCGATCGCACCGGAAAACCGCAAGTCGATCGAAATCCTCGACTTTGTGGATTTGAGGGAAATCGATCCGATCTTCTTCGACCGCACCTATTATTTGGGGCCGGGAGATACCGGGGAACGGGCTTACACTCTGCTTAGGGAAGCGATGGAACAGACAGGGAAAATCGGTGTGGCGCAGATCACGATTCGTTCCAAGCAAAGCTTGGCGGTCGTCAGGGTGTATCAGAACTGTCTGGTGATGGAAACGATCTTTTATCCCGATGAAGTTCGTTCTGCGACATTGGTGCCGGGGGTTCCACAAGAGACGGCATTGCCGGAAAAAGAGATGGAGATGGCGCGCCAGCTGATCGAAAGCTTGTCCACACCGTTTGATCCCGGAAAATATCGCGACGATTACCGTGAAGCATTAAAAGAAGCGATCGATAAGAAAATCCGCGGCGAAGAAATTGTGGAAGCACCGGAAGCTGAACCGGAAAAAGTGGTCGATCTGATGGAAGCGCTCAAGGCGAGCATCGATGCGGCTCAAAAAAGAAAGAAGGCGGCCGGAACAGAATGA
- a CDS encoding tetratricopeptide repeat protein, producing the protein MFHQWMDTILQGLAEIEDQYPTGSAQERERLKERFHQIQTVCQHLLESWALVEEQMARLLQRHPELSVQDQGLEEEFWLREESVRQFRQGQGYYQLRMFTQAEDAFHQVVEEEPEFLLGRIYLALSHFQSGDWDEADRQFQIVAKTATHDVFLGFAHHMLGCVRVKRGDDRQAIRAFHKALSYDQHNPDTWFNIGTCHFRLGEYMEAIRHFFQAVLLDEEDWEAMLSLSQCYQQMGERENGLYWRIWVYEKTRHPHVMEAIAHDYEEMGKPEEAIFWYRKLLSHDPVNPAAYHGISWNLWALGKTTDAETWLKKGLSLAPRNPDLLFTRLWMWMQQGEWAKAEQMMTRVPDEVKQQPDWLLIRSQLLTHLHEFSRAESLAEAVMQQSVPSVQAMGCFQKGRILLEQGHIAEAIQLFQQAQQLCVQWKEPVFYEGLCHIIEGRPDLTRQRWQHLST; encoded by the coding sequence GTGTTTCACCAGTGGATGGATACCATCCTACAAGGGTTGGCTGAAATCGAAGACCAATATCCCACCGGTTCCGCACAGGAACGTGAACGGTTGAAAGAGCGGTTTCACCAAATCCAAACAGTATGCCAACATTTGTTGGAATCATGGGCATTGGTGGAGGAACAAATGGCACGCTTGCTTCAGCGTCATCCCGAGCTGTCTGTCCAGGATCAGGGTCTGGAGGAAGAATTTTGGCTGCGCGAGGAATCAGTGCGACAGTTTCGACAAGGTCAGGGATATTATCAATTGCGGATGTTTACACAAGCGGAAGATGCATTTCATCAAGTGGTGGAGGAAGAACCCGAATTTCTGCTCGGGAGGATCTATTTGGCGCTCAGCCATTTTCAGTCCGGTGATTGGGACGAAGCAGACCGCCAGTTCCAAATAGTGGCAAAAACAGCGACACATGACGTCTTTCTGGGCTTTGCCCATCATATGCTGGGATGTGTGCGGGTCAAACGCGGGGATGACCGTCAGGCAATCCGGGCATTTCACAAGGCGTTGTCGTACGACCAGCACAATCCGGATACGTGGTTCAACATCGGGACCTGTCACTTCCGTCTAGGGGAATACATGGAAGCGATCCGACACTTTTTTCAGGCTGTCCTGTTGGATGAGGAAGATTGGGAAGCCATGTTGTCCCTTTCACAGTGTTATCAGCAAATGGGGGAACGGGAAAACGGCCTGTACTGGCGAATCTGGGTGTACGAAAAAACACGCCACCCCCACGTGATGGAAGCGATCGCCCACGACTACGAAGAGATGGGCAAGCCGGAGGAGGCCATATTTTGGTATCGGAAGTTACTGTCACATGATCCCGTCAACCCGGCTGCTTATCACGGAATCAGTTGGAACCTGTGGGCGCTCGGCAAAACGACGGATGCCGAGACCTGGCTGAAAAAAGGGTTGAGTTTGGCTCCTCGAAACCCGGATTTGCTGTTCACTCGTCTGTGGATGTGGATGCAGCAGGGGGAATGGGCAAAGGCGGAACAAATGATGACTCGAGTGCCGGATGAAGTCAAACAGCAACCAGATTGGCTGTTAATCCGTTCCCAATTGCTGACCCATTTGCACGAGTTCTCCCGGGCGGAATCGCTGGCGGAGGCGGTCATGCAGCAATCGGTACCATCCGTTCAAGCAATGGGTTGTTTTCAAAAAGGGCGGATCTTATTGGAACAGGGTCATATTGCAGAGGCGATCCAGCTATTCCAACAAGCACAACAGCTGTGCGTCCAATGGAAAGAACCCGTTTTTTACGAAGGATTGTGCCATATCATCGAGGGACGCCCCGATTTGACCCGGCAACGATGGCAACACTTGTCCACGTAA
- the panD gene encoding aspartate 1-decarboxylase, which produces MFRTMMKAKIHRATVTEANLNYVGSVTIDEEILERVDILPNEKVQIVNNNNGARLETYVIPGPRGSRTICLNGAAARLVQPGDKVIIISYALMSEEEIARHQPKIAIMGENNEIQTVIGEEVHGTVY; this is translated from the coding sequence ATGTTTCGAACAATGATGAAAGCCAAGATTCATCGGGCCACGGTGACGGAAGCCAATTTGAACTATGTGGGCAGTGTGACCATCGACGAGGAGATTTTGGAACGTGTCGACATTTTGCCCAACGAAAAAGTGCAGATTGTTAACAACAACAATGGAGCCCGTTTGGAAACTTACGTAATTCCCGGTCCGCGTGGCAGCCGGACGATTTGTCTGAACGGGGCAGCGGCGCGTCTGGTCCAGCCGGGTGATAAGGTCATCATTATTTCCTACGCACTGATGAGCGAAGAAGAGATCGCCCGTCATCAGCCCAAGATCGCAATCATGGGAGAGAATAACGAGATCCAGACGGTGATCGGAGAAGAAGTACATGGCACAGTATACTAA
- the panC gene encoding pantoate--beta-alanine ligase: MKIIHSIQELRQTLRPLRTGTIGFVPTMGYLHRGHQSLMDRARQDCDTVVVSVFVNPLQFGPNEDFDRYPRDLERDAAIAEAAGVDYLFAPSVDEMYPSKSLTTVTLRRITEPLCGASRPGHFDGVATVVTKLFHIVQPDKAYFGLKDAQQVAVIQQMTEDLNFPVEIVPCPTVREPDGLAMSSRNVYLSPEERQQATVLYRALRAAKEQIEAGTLTRASDVTAFLEKEIRTQPLADIDYVQVLSYPRLERIDRLENERIIMAVAVRFGSTRLIDNLILPEEGDGSCFEQ; encoded by the coding sequence ATGAAGATCATTCATTCGATTCAGGAATTGCGTCAGACCTTGCGCCCCCTTCGAACGGGAACGATTGGTTTTGTACCGACGATGGGCTACTTGCATCGGGGACACCAAAGTCTGATGGACCGGGCTCGCCAAGATTGCGACACGGTGGTGGTGTCGGTTTTCGTCAACCCGTTGCAATTTGGACCAAATGAGGATTTCGACCGCTATCCAAGGGATTTGGAGCGAGACGCAGCGATTGCCGAGGCTGCGGGAGTGGACTATTTGTTTGCGCCCAGTGTTGACGAGATGTATCCGTCGAAATCATTGACCACCGTGACTCTGCGTCGGATCACAGAGCCTTTGTGCGGTGCATCGCGTCCTGGTCATTTCGACGGTGTGGCGACCGTGGTGACGAAGTTGTTTCACATCGTACAGCCTGACAAGGCGTATTTCGGTTTGAAAGACGCGCAACAAGTGGCGGTCATTCAGCAGATGACAGAGGATCTCAATTTTCCGGTGGAGATTGTGCCTTGCCCGACTGTCCGGGAGCCGGACGGGTTGGCGATGAGCTCTCGCAACGTGTACTTGTCTCCGGAAGAGCGACAGCAAGCGACCGTGTTGTACCGAGCTCTGCGAGCGGCAAAGGAGCAAATTGAAGCAGGTACACTGACGCGGGCGTCCGATGTGACTGCTTTTTTGGAAAAAGAAATCCGTACACAACCGCTGGCGGATATCGACTACGTGCAAGTGTTGAGCTATCCACGGCTGGAGCGGATTGACCGTTTGGAAAACGAGCGTATTATCATGGCGGTGGCTGTTCGGTTCGGCTCAACGCGGTTGATCGATAACCTGATTCTGCCGGAAGAGGGGGACGGATCATGTTTCGAACAATGA
- the panB gene encoding 3-methyl-2-oxobutanoate hydroxymethyltransferase yields MEGRKKVTTRMLRDMKAKGQKIAMITAYDYPSAKLADQAGVDVILVGDSLGMVVLGYDSTIPVTIDDMVHHTKAVTRGTKHAFVVSDLPFLTSHLGTEHALRAAGRLMQEAGAKAVKIEGGEEILHVVRACVAAGIPVMGHLGLTPQSVHQLGGYRVQGRDAETAKRLIRDARLLEEAGAFALVLECVPEELAREITEAITIPTIGIGAGRYCDGQVLVFHDVLQIASEVNPSFVQAFAEAGAVMQEGIRRYVQAVKETRFPQEEHVFHLSNETMATLYGGKGLSGK; encoded by the coding sequence ATGGAAGGGCGGAAAAAAGTCACCACCCGCATGTTGCGCGATATGAAAGCAAAAGGGCAGAAAATCGCCATGATCACGGCCTATGATTATCCTTCGGCCAAATTGGCGGATCAGGCGGGAGTGGATGTGATTTTGGTGGGGGACTCGCTGGGGATGGTGGTATTGGGGTATGATTCCACCATCCCGGTCACCATCGATGATATGGTGCACCACACCAAGGCGGTTACCCGCGGAACGAAACATGCGTTCGTGGTATCCGATCTGCCGTTTCTCACCAGCCATCTGGGAACGGAGCATGCACTTCGGGCCGCAGGACGCCTAATGCAGGAAGCAGGAGCCAAAGCCGTTAAGATCGAGGGCGGTGAAGAAATCCTGCATGTGGTACGCGCTTGTGTGGCGGCTGGCATTCCGGTGATGGGCCACCTGGGCTTGACACCGCAATCGGTTCACCAACTGGGCGGTTACCGGGTACAAGGGCGTGATGCCGAAACGGCGAAGCGCCTGATCCGTGATGCTCGTCTGCTGGAAGAGGCGGGAGCGTTCGCGTTGGTATTGGAGTGCGTGCCAGAGGAGTTGGCGCGGGAAATTACGGAGGCGATCACCATCCCGACGATCGGGATCGGGGCAGGACGTTACTGTGATGGACAAGTGCTGGTCTTCCACGACGTCTTACAAATCGCAAGCGAGGTAAACCCTTCCTTCGTTCAAGCGTTTGCGGAAGCGGGAGCGGTGATGCAGGAAGGGATCCGGCGTTATGTGCAAGCTGTCAAAGAAACGCGTTTTCCACAGGAGGAACATGTGTTCCATCTCTCTAATGAGACGATGGCCACACTGTACGGAGGTAAAGGATTGAGCGGAAAATGA
- a CDS encoding biotin--[acetyl-CoA-carboxylase] ligase: MGSEIRERLLALLIEHAGHFVSGEEISRQLGCTRTAIWKHIDELRKAGYEIEARPKAGYCLRYQPDRIAPEEIKALLSTRRFGHAIHYVESVESTQWLAHQGVRSGAEEGALFLADEQKQGRGRMGRKWHSPPRSGIWMSLLLRPPIPLNLAPQLTLMASVGVTRAIRRETGLPVTIKWPNDLLIDGRKVCGILTELRGEQDQIHYVVLGIGVNVNTPATSFPEDLKTIATSLAAESGRTYRRAKLIAAILEELEYVYDLYLSEGFETIRHSWESFACMLGQSVTAHTPQGPRQGIAKGLHASGALLLETDEGIVPVYSADIRWYEQGLPN, from the coding sequence TTGGGAAGTGAGATCCGCGAACGCCTGTTGGCACTGCTGATCGAGCATGCCGGTCATTTCGTATCCGGCGAGGAGATCAGCAGACAGTTGGGCTGTACCCGTACAGCGATCTGGAAGCATATCGACGAACTGAGAAAGGCGGGGTATGAAATCGAGGCCAGACCGAAAGCGGGGTACTGCCTCCGGTATCAGCCGGACCGGATTGCGCCGGAGGAGATCAAGGCGTTGCTCTCCACGCGACGGTTTGGACATGCTATTCATTATGTGGAATCGGTGGAATCGACACAATGGCTGGCACATCAAGGCGTGCGATCCGGCGCCGAGGAAGGGGCCTTGTTTCTTGCCGACGAGCAGAAACAGGGACGCGGACGTATGGGGCGGAAATGGCACTCACCGCCGCGCTCCGGTATTTGGATGAGTTTGTTGCTACGGCCACCGATCCCGCTCAATCTCGCTCCGCAGTTGACCTTGATGGCGTCAGTCGGAGTAACGCGGGCCATCCGAAGAGAAACGGGGTTGCCGGTCACGATCAAATGGCCCAACGATCTGTTGATCGATGGGAGAAAAGTGTGTGGCATCCTGACGGAGTTGAGAGGAGAACAGGATCAAATTCATTATGTCGTTCTGGGGATCGGGGTGAATGTCAACACACCGGCCACATCGTTCCCTGAGGATTTGAAAACCATCGCCACCTCACTGGCTGCCGAAAGTGGGCGTACCTATCGGCGGGCAAAGCTGATCGCGGCGATTTTGGAAGAATTGGAGTATGTGTATGATCTGTATCTGAGCGAAGGATTTGAAACGATTCGCCATTCCTGGGAATCTTTCGCCTGTATGCTCGGTCAATCAGTGACGGCTCATACCCCGCAAGGGCCGCGACAGGGTATAGCCAAGGGGCTTCATGCTTCCGGGGCATTGCTGTTGGAAACCGATGAAGGGATTGTGCCCGTCTACTCAGCGGACATTCGCTGGTATGAGCAGGGATTGCCAAATTGA